In Passer domesticus isolate bPasDom1 chromosome 1, bPasDom1.hap1, whole genome shotgun sequence, one DNA window encodes the following:
- the LOC135285788 gene encoding uncharacterized protein LOC135285788 isoform X1 yields the protein MCRKQSFVPSSMAEAALAEAQAVLGTSLHSGLLLDPGTGKKGYELKRILAASLKENLKDLQQVRNSSAEQGSEVVAVLCPCSSTEDAEPLWAIFIFSAQLQLPSFCKPLKTCYDLGVG from the exons ATGTGCAGAAAGCAAAG ctTTGTCCCCAGCTCCATGGCTgaggcagccctggcagaggcCCAGGCCGTGCTGGGTACCTCACTGCactcagggctgctgctggaccCGGGCACAG GGAAGAAAGGATATGAGCTGAAAAGAATTTTAGCAGCAAGTCTGAAAGAAAATTTGAAAGACCTGCAGCAAGTGAGGAATTCTTCAGCAGAACAGGGGTCAGAGG TTGTTgctgttttgtgtccctgcagtTCTACTGAAGATGCAGAACCCTTATGGGCTATATTCATCTtctctgctcagctgcagctgccttcCTTCTGCAAGCCTCTGAAAACCTGCTATGATTTAGGTGTTGGCTAG
- the LOC135285788 gene encoding uncharacterized protein LOC135285788 isoform X3 translates to MCRKQSFVPSSMAEAALAEAQAVLGTSLHSGLLLDPGTGKKGYELKRILAASLKENLKDLQQVRNSSAEQGSEVLLKMQNPYGLYSSSLLSCSCLPSASL, encoded by the exons ATGTGCAGAAAGCAAAG ctTTGTCCCCAGCTCCATGGCTgaggcagccctggcagaggcCCAGGCCGTGCTGGGTACCTCACTGCactcagggctgctgctggaccCGGGCACAG GGAAGAAAGGATATGAGCTGAAAAGAATTTTAGCAGCAAGTCTGAAAGAAAATTTGAAAGACCTGCAGCAAGTGAGGAATTCTTCAGCAGAACAGGGGTCAGAGG tTCTACTGAAGATGCAGAACCCTTATGGGCTATATTCATCTtctctgctcagctgcagctgccttcCTTCTGCAAGCCTCTGA
- the LOC135285788 gene encoding uncharacterized protein LOC135285788 isoform X4: protein MCRKQSFVPSSMAEAALAEAQAVLGTSLHSGLLLDPGTGKKGYELKRILAASLKENLKDLQQLLLFCVPAVLLKMQNPYGLYSSSLLSCSCLPSASL from the exons ATGTGCAGAAAGCAAAG ctTTGTCCCCAGCTCCATGGCTgaggcagccctggcagaggcCCAGGCCGTGCTGGGTACCTCACTGCactcagggctgctgctggaccCGGGCACAG GGAAGAAAGGATATGAGCTGAAAAGAATTTTAGCAGCAAGTCTGAAAGAAAATTTGAAAGACCTGCAGCAA TTGTTgctgttttgtgtccctgcagtTCTACTGAAGATGCAGAACCCTTATGGGCTATATTCATCTtctctgctcagctgcagctgccttcCTTCTGCAAGCCTCTGA
- the LOC135285788 gene encoding uncharacterized protein LOC135285788 isoform X2 codes for MAEAALAEAQAVLGTSLHSGLLLDPGTGKKGYELKRILAASLKENLKDLQQVRNSSAEQGSEVVAVLCPCSSTEDAEPLWAIFIFSAQLQLPSFCKPLKTCYDLGVG; via the exons ATGGCTgaggcagccctggcagaggcCCAGGCCGTGCTGGGTACCTCACTGCactcagggctgctgctggaccCGGGCACAG GGAAGAAAGGATATGAGCTGAAAAGAATTTTAGCAGCAAGTCTGAAAGAAAATTTGAAAGACCTGCAGCAAGTGAGGAATTCTTCAGCAGAACAGGGGTCAGAGG TTGTTgctgttttgtgtccctgcagtTCTACTGAAGATGCAGAACCCTTATGGGCTATATTCATCTtctctgctcagctgcagctgccttcCTTCTGCAAGCCTCTGAAAACCTGCTATGATTTAGGTGTTGGCTAG